The DNA sequence GCGTTCTAAAACGGTTCATCAGATCACCAAATTCATTCATAATTGAATCTGTCTGATTTGAAACTTTATAACCGTTTTCCGTACTTTGCTTTACTTGTGAAAGGATAGTAATTTCATTGTCTAAACGCATAGTTTGTGAAAATGCAGTAACATCTTCATGTGCGTATTGAATTTTTAGTCCTGAAGCTATCTGTTTATTTACATCAAAAAGTTGTTTGTTCAAATTTGAATTGTTTTTTTGATAAATACTGTTGTAATACATAGCTGATGTAACACGCATAACAGACCTCCGACTATTTATTTTGTATATTGCTTATCTAGCAATTTAAGTTCCATATGTGACTATATCGGCAAAAATTATTTACTTTTAAGTAACATGTGATTATTATTTCGGAAATTTAGCCAGCGTGGTGGAATGGTAGACACGACGGATTCAAAATCCGTTATCTTCGGATGTGGGGGTTCAAGTCCCCCCGCTGGTACCACTCGTAAGACAGGTGCTTTCAGAGCCCTTTCCTCTTTTTTAAGAAAACCTCAAAAACACATTTTTACTACTTTTTTACTACAGAAAAAGTATTTTACATAAAAATATTTACCTTTTTTACTATTTGTAACACTTTTTTTATCATAATATTCATAACATCGTACCTTCTATAAAGTAAACAGATTTTTCATCAGTACACTTCCCATAGTATTTTAGATACTGAAGACACATAACTTATATAAAAGCTACAAAATAAATAACTGTTGATGTTGCAAATAATAAATTCATGTATACATGATTTACAAAAAATATTTTTAAACCTATTATATTGTCAAATATTTTCAAGGTTTATCAAGTTTGCAAGTTTTTCCAGATATTAATAAAGAGGAATTAGATACTTTTTACAAAAACATAGGTAAAAATGTAAGAGATGCCCGAAACAAAAAACAAGTAAGTCAATTAGAACTAGCAATAGCAATAGGACATAAAAGTACATCATTCTTATCTAATTGTGAAAACTATAAATTTAAAGAGCACTTTAATCTTGAACATCTTTATTTAATATCTAAAGTTTTAGAAGTTGATATTTGTGAACTAATATATGGTGATGCTCATAATGAGTAAACTATACGATCTAATCTCAAAACTTTCAAAGTCTTCACCAGAAGCAGTTAATACTTTAAAAAGTTCTAATTCAAGTTTAATGGATTACCTGTATATTACAACTGAAGTAGAAAAAAAATATTTAGAACTTTTAGAACAAAATTTCTCCAATAAGTCCATTATATTTTTATGTGGTAGTAGTGGGGATGGAAAGTCTGCAATAATCAACCGTCATTATAAAAAGTATAAATCAAATTATGAGTTTCATGTTGATGCTACTCATAGTTTTGAACCATCTCAAACTTCTATAGAAGCATTAAACGAAAGTTTTACTAAATATAAAAATTCGAACAAATCTTTAGTAGTAGGTATTAATATTGGGATTATGCTGAATTTTATTGCGGAAGGCTCTCAAGAGCATAGTGATATTATAGATTCTTTCAAATTATATGATAAAAAGCGCACCTCTTCAAATAATATTTTTTTTATAAATTTTGAAGATTATCCAAAATTTAAATTTGAGAACAAACAAATATCTTCGCCATTTATTGAATCTATATTAAACAAAATTACAGAGCAATCAGAAGAAAATCCTTTTTATAAAGCTTTTTTAGAGGATATAGAAAATGAAACTACATCTGTTGTCCATCAAAACTATAAACTTCTATCAGACAAAAGTATTCAAAAGTCTATAATTAATCTATTAATTCTAGTATATTTAAAATATGATCAATTTGTTACAGCAAGAACTTTACTAGATTTTATTTATACTCTTATAAAGGGTCCAAAAATATTGATAAACCAGCTATTTGAAGAGCGTTCTAATCCTATTATAAACAATATACACAAAGAAGACCCTATACTAAACAGGACATTTTTACTTGATAAATTTATTTTAGAAAGTTCTACAAATCAAACTAATAATGACCTAGATACTTTTATAGAAGATTTTAACAAAGCATGTAAAAAACCTATATTGAAAAATAATGAACCGTTTACATTATTAAGATGTTTTTACTTATTTAAAGATTGTGAACTTTCAAATAACTATCACCATATATTTAAAGATAGTTTTGAAAAATCCACAAAAAATATAATTAACTTTATTGAATTGATTTCTAGTCATCAGAACTATGATAAAACTGTTATCAAAGAGTTTTATGAAAAATTAAAAAATGCAATCTACATATATGTAAATAAAACAGCTCCAACACTTACCGAAAAGAAACTATTTACTATTTCTGCTATTGAGAACAGCATTATAGCAACACCTCTAAAGATACGTGAAAATACCGACAAAATTAAAGAGCATCAAATTAATACTTTCAACTCATTTCCACTATTTATTACGATAAATGGAATAGAGATTAAAACGATAGATATTACATTTAATATGTATCAACTTCTACTATCAATAAATGAAGGTTACAGACCAAATAAACATGATAGAAATACAATAATTATATTTGAAGAGTTAATTCAATCGATAAATGAAATAGCAATATTATCTGAAGAAATTAGTATTATCCATGATAAAACAAGAATTGATTTTAGCTACATAGAAGATGATGATATAGAGGTGCAAAAATATGAAAGATAAATTATTGCAAACTACTGTGGAAGATATAGGAAGTAGGAACTCTATTGCTAAATTTTATCCCTTTACTTCAAGTGATGAAAACTATAAAAAAAAGTTTTCATATGATGAAGTAATTGGAGAGTTTTTTTCTTATATTTCAAGTACACATCTTACAGCGTATGACTATGAAAAACTGAAAAACAATTGTATAAATAAATTTCAAGATGCATTAAATAGTTCAGATGCCACATCTCTTTTAGAAACTATATACTTAAAAGAAGAAAAAATCAATATAAACTCTTTACTGCTATATCAAACATATAAAGGAAGTGAAAAGTCAAAAGACATTTCTAAAATTTTTAATGAATTAGCAGATAGAAGTTTTCTTAATATAAATATGGATAGTAATGTTAACTTTTTAGAAAAAATAATTATAGATGAGTTAAAAAATCATGTAAAAGAGAATAATATACCTGAAAGTACTTCATCTTATCTTGAGTTTTTACAACCACTCTTCAATAAAGATTTACAGTTTATATCAAGCAATAAGCACTATTTCGTAAAAAACATAGAAGCTTTTTTCGAATTATATCTTTTTATATATTGTGCACAGCTTGCCTTAAATCTAAAGCCAAATGAAAATGCTCTTTCTAACACAGAAGCAAAAGAATTGTATTTTGTATTAAAATATGAAACTGTCAGTAAAGAAAGAAAGCATGTATTTGAACAAGGGTATGAATATCTTTATGAAAAAAGTAAATATATTTTCCCATACTTTTCATTATTAAGTGCACTGGCTCAATCATTAGCTACTGAAGATTTAAGACTATATGAACTGTATGAAAAATTTGAAGATACACAGGAGAATGTAGAAGCTTTCGACTATTTCCATAAAATATACAGAGAAGCAAAAGAATTAAACAATGATGAAAAAGTTTTTAAGTCAAAAGATCTTACTGAATCGTTAAATGCCCTGTTAGACTCTTCTTATGAACAGTTTAGACCAAGCTATCCTAATCGCTTTCGGGCACTTACAAAATATCTAAACGTATTTAAAAGGCATATAGCACAACCCTTTACAAAAAGTGCAGGAAGAAATGGAACTGTACTTTCTTTTGACCAAGACACAATAATATTATTAACTAACATCTCAATAGGAGAATCAAAACAGCTTAGATTTCAAGAGTTGCTAAAAGAGTTTAAAAAAAGAGGTGTCTTTTTTGATTCAAAATCACAAAATGAACTGTTGAATTTATATGAAAGAGTGGGAAATATTGAAAGAAAAAGTGATAGTGGGGATGCAGTATATGTCAAAACAACAATTTAATAATTTTCTTGCAAACAAAATTTACACATGGTCTACTTCAAATTTAAAATCTGGAAATAGATATGGATTTTATTCTGACAATAAAGAACAAATAAAATCTTTACAAGAAGCCCTAAGCTCTCTATCAAATAGCACTAAAAATTTTGAACTTGAAACAAATAAACTTGGAACAAATAGTGTAGCTTTACCATATATTGATATCAATGGTATAAAATTAGTTTTTGTAGATGATATATCTATGAATCCATTTTATATATCAAATATTAGAGATTCGTTATCTAAAAATCCTGATTGTGCATTATTAATTTTACATAAAAACAGACTAGATACACTTATTAGTGCTATAACAGACCTAAGCCTTCCAACTTATCCACTGAACTTAATAACTATAAAGTCTGAGTTACAAAAGTTGATTACAGAAAAGACTACACATAAAGCAATTTTTGAATACTTACTAAATTATCAATCTACTATGATTGAAGATGACCAACAATCAGTATTTGGATACGAAGTTTTATACAATTCTATTGTAAATAATAAAATTGATTTTCCATCTTTTGAGTTATTTGAAGATGAAGAATTATATAGTTTTGACAATGGCTTATTAAAAGCTGATACAGATAAGATCAAACAAAGAATAGATAAAAATGACAAACTTTACAGAGAAATAAAAAACACTATAACAAATTTTCCGAATGAACTAGAAGATAAGTTATCTGATCTATCTCCTAAATTTATAAAAGATAATATTGTAAAAAAAGATTGGCAAGAACTATCATATAATGATATTAGTGTAGAAATAGATGCGAATAAAGGTCAAAAAATACTTTTTGATGGGTTTCATTGTGATGATGTTCATGAAATTAGAGAGGACAGTCTTAGTGCAGCAGGACAAAGAAAAAAGAATATTATTGTCTTAACAGATACTAATAAAGTTACTTTAAC is a window from the Sulfurimonas sp. C5 genome containing:
- the dptF gene encoding DNA phosphorothioation-dependent restriction protein DptF, giving the protein MSKLYDLISKLSKSSPEAVNTLKSSNSSLMDYLYITTEVEKKYLELLEQNFSNKSIIFLCGSSGDGKSAIINRHYKKYKSNYEFHVDATHSFEPSQTSIEALNESFTKYKNSNKSLVVGINIGIMLNFIAEGSQEHSDIIDSFKLYDKKRTSSNNIFFINFEDYPKFKFENKQISSPFIESILNKITEQSEENPFYKAFLEDIENETTSVVHQNYKLLSDKSIQKSIINLLILVYLKYDQFVTARTLLDFIYTLIKGPKILINQLFEERSNPIINNIHKEDPILNRTFLLDKFILESSTNQTNNDLDTFIEDFNKACKKPILKNNEPFTLLRCFYLFKDCELSNNYHHIFKDSFEKSTKNIINFIELISSHQNYDKTVIKEFYEKLKNAIYIYVNKTAPTLTEKKLFTISAIENSIIATPLKIRENTDKIKEHQINTFNSFPLFITINGIEIKTIDITFNMYQLLLSINEGYRPNKHDRNTIIIFEELIQSINEIAILSEEISIIHDKTRIDFSYIEDDDIEVQKYER
- the dptG gene encoding DNA phosphorothioation-dependent restriction protein DptG, producing the protein MKDKLLQTTVEDIGSRNSIAKFYPFTSSDENYKKKFSYDEVIGEFFSYISSTHLTAYDYEKLKNNCINKFQDALNSSDATSLLETIYLKEEKININSLLLYQTYKGSEKSKDISKIFNELADRSFLNINMDSNVNFLEKIIIDELKNHVKENNIPESTSSYLEFLQPLFNKDLQFISSNKHYFVKNIEAFFELYLFIYCAQLALNLKPNENALSNTEAKELYFVLKYETVSKERKHVFEQGYEYLYEKSKYIFPYFSLLSALAQSLATEDLRLYELYEKFEDTQENVEAFDYFHKIYREAKELNNDEKVFKSKDLTESLNALLDSSYEQFRPSYPNRFRALTKYLNVFKRHIAQPFTKSAGRNGTVLSFDQDTIILLTNISIGESKQLRFQELLKEFKKRGVFFDSKSQNELLNLYERVGNIERKSDSGDAVYVKTTI
- a CDS encoding helix-turn-helix transcriptional regulator; this encodes MQVFPDINKEELDTFYKNIGKNVRDARNKKQVSQLELAIAIGHKSTSFLSNCENYKFKEHFNLEHLYLISKVLEVDICELIYGDAHNE